GGGTTTGCATGCTGAGCAGGGATGCATCCTGCCTGGAGTCCTGTGGCCATGGCCCTGGCAtggggggctgccctgggatGCTGGAGTCAGCTGTGCCTTTGGTGTAGGGAGATCTGCTCCACCTCTGTGGAGCAAAGGTGGGAGGAAGGGGTTCAGTATTGGGAGCTCTCGCTTGCTGATCAGCGCTGCTACCAGGCTGAGTGCTGGAGGAGATGTCCTCTAGCAAGCAGGGCTCCTTCGTCAAGTGAAACTTGCTCCCAGGAAATTTTGCTGCTCTCATGGGGTTTGGGCACTGCAGTGAAGAGCAGGCAGGATTTGTCCCCTCCTGATGGGTGATGTATATGCCCATCATCTCCCAGGTTACTCCCAGATGGTGATCAGCTTCTACTATGGCGGGAGGCTGGTGGGCCACATCACCACCTCGTGCACCGAGGGCTGCCGCATCTCGCTCAGCCAGCCCTCCAGCCACGGAGAGAAGCTCTATGCCCCAGATGCCTTGGAGCATGTACGGTTCCCCTCAGCTGATGCCATTCAGAATGACCGCCAGAAGCAGATCACCAAGAAGCTTTTTGGGCACCTGGAGAGGGGTgtcctgctgcacagcagcaaggagggcaTCTTCATCAagaggctgtgccagggcagggtctTCTGGAGTGGGAACACCATGATCTACAAGGACAGGCCCAACAAACTGGACCGGGATGAGGTGGTGAAGATATTTGACACAGACTTATTCTTCAAAGGTTTGTAGAAGCATTCCTGTCTTTCTCCTCATCCACTTGGTGAGACTGAAAGGGTAGAGCCCTCTTTGGAGTCATCACTGCCCATCCCTGCTGGGTTACTCAAGTGCTCTGGATGAGTAGCTGATCCTACCAGATGTAGGAAGGAGTAACCTGATGTTATGTGTCACTTAGCAAATGCCTCCCAGTTGGAGGCTCTGCACAGCAAAGCTGGCTTCTCCTGAGCCCAGAGCTTTCTTCCATGGCAGGGTGCTTCATCCCAAAGCTGTGTAGCAAAGGCTGGCAGCTGGTGGCATGCACCTTCCAACTGTTCCCCTCTCCTTGTAGAGCTGCAGCAGTATTACAACAACCAGGGCCGCTTCCCAGACAGCAGAGTCATACTGTGCTTCGGAGAGGAGTTCCCGGATGCAGTGCCGCTGCGGTGTAAGCTCATCCTTGTCCAGGTACGGAGGGCTGCCCTttggagctctgctgctgaatttCCCACCTTCTCTGGACCATAttgccttccctgccccccccccaaccttTACAAGTAGACCTCTAGCTTCaagccccagagctgcaggtcATTTGGGGGCCTGACCTGGTGGGGTGGCAGGTGTGGCATGAGTACTGGCTTATCTGCAGCCTCCAAGGGGTGCTTGGGCTATCGCTCGTCAGACTCCTTGATCTGGGTGGATCGTGCTTGTGAACAAAGCTCCCAAATGGCAAAAGTTTTTCTAAATTGGTGGGAAATCTGTTCTCTTCCCGTTCTGCCTCTTGGCACTGGGACCTCTGCCCTCCCCTGGGAGAAATGGGGGAATAAATCCCTGAGATAGTTAAGGGACAGCCTCAAGCTGAACAGCCAACAAATGTGGTGAAAAACCGTGGTGGACAGCAGTGGGGTTGGGGAAACCTTCAGGACTGTGAAGGAGGGCATGGGATGAGAGGGGCAGTCCCCATGGCTCTGGCCAGAAACTTTTCCCTGGAGAAGCCAAAGGAATTCTGGAGTCTCAGAGCCTTGGGGGAGTGCATAAGGTGTTCCTGGAGCCTGCACCTCGTGGACCTCCGTGGgccagcaaggcagcagggGCATGGCATGGAGAGCACAGGGAGTGTGTTGCATCCACCCTTGTGCAAGCAGAGACCCACCAAGTCTGTGAGGTCCTGGAGGGGATTTTACAAGTTCTGTGCCTCCCTGCACAACTCTGACCTGGTCACCTCTTCTTGCCTTGGCGATCACTCTGTGTGTGCTGGGATGTCCCCCAGCCTGACCTCACCTCCCTGTAGCTctgctgggaggagaaaagaagcagTCACAAGAGCTCCTAGAGTTGCTTGTGGCAAGGTGGCATGTGGATTTGGACCTGTTGGGCTGGCTGGACCTGGCCACCTGGGTCTGGACCCAGCTGCTCTGCTATGTCTCCCACCCCATGCCCTGAtgcctgggctggtgggtgTGGATGGCAGCAGTGGGAGATTCCCAAGGAGGTTCCTGTTCATTCAGTGTCTTCATGACTTCTCTTTTCATGTAGGTGGAGCAGCTGTGTGTCaggcaggtggtggaggaggctggcaagacctgcagcagcagccccatgcTCCCCATAGCTGATGAGACACAGCATGACCAGGTGTACAGGATCTTCCAGGAGATCTGTGCAACGCATCAGCGGCCGCTCTTCAGAGAAAACCAACAGATTGCTGTCTGAGCCTCCCTCTGTGCAGACATAGTGTGGTGGTTTGGGTTGATCTAGACCCAGTTTGGTCCCGTTAGTGCCTAAATGCCCCTTTTGGAAAgatgggttttgttctttgctgtttGTGGTCCGGAGTATGTGTAAATACAGCAGTAAAAATTGTGAATAGAAAGTAGGTTGGATGCTCAGCATCCACAGTGCAAACACTTCACtgataaaaatgacattttgtacCAAGCAGGGTGGTCCCAGTACTGTTGTCTGTTGCTAatggcagggggaggagggagcatCTGAGCTGTGTGGGAAGGTCAGGGCTGGCTTTGCTTTGTGTTGCCTGTGTTAATGGCCAGTCAAGCAGAatcaaaaataaatagctgtaaTGACCTGCCTCAGCAGCCTGCAACTTGGACCTTGCTGAGAATAGCAATTTGGTAGGAGGTGACTCTTGGAAAAGCCTTAAAATGTTCAAATGTAGGAAATTCTTTCCAAAAATTGACTTTCCTGCCAGAGTCCTGCTGCTGGAAGATAAAGTTCTCCTTGGAAGGCACACTCTCTCaaattcctctttatttttgctaGGAGGTTTATGTGTTTATCTGTAATAAAGTATTTTGAGATTTGGAAACCAATGCAGAGATGATATGTATAAATATTGACTATAAGGATGTAGGAATCTTAATTTTTCCTAACCAGAGACAgagtttatataaatatatctttaaaattaaagattgTAGCACAGTGAATAGTTTGGCTTCACCCTTCTAAACGCATGTGTTGATCTTGCCCAAGCGTGACCAGGCAGTGGCATCCATGTGTAAATCCTCATTAATATgctttgtgtgtgcatgcagcaCTGGGGTGCTGCTTGGGCATGGGGTTTATGCCTTGCAGCTGATGCAAACCAGGACCACAAATCTGTGTGCTACTAAGCTGCCTATTTATTTTATGCCTGaggtttattaatttttttggtaattttttatcttcctgcaattaaaatgctatattttgtatttctcttgCAATGTGGGTTTTGGTTGCAGTGAGCTGGGGAGAGCCAGGCATCTCTGAATTGCTCCTGCCCTGATCTTCCTTGTGGTGGGTGGTTCTGTGTTAAGCCTCTGCTGTCacctctctcctgctctgttAACTGCCTGGCTTCATCTCTGAGGCAGGGCAGGAGTGAGCCAAAATGCTGTAATGCaatggagggaggaaaagggcaTCACTTGTAGAGCCTTCATTCCAGGGAGCCCTGCTCATCTGCCGCAGCGCTGACCTGGGTGCCTTTAGCTCTCTGACCTGGGCTGTGATGCTCCAAGGTCATGGGATGGGGGGCAGTTATTTAAGGCCCTGCTCAAAGGCATACTCTTGTCCTTCTCCCATTATTGCCTGGTGGAGCATTTCCCCACTGGCTTTGCTATCCAGCTTTCTcgtgggggtgggtggtgttgGGGAGAACCAGGACGAAAAAAGGAGCATCTGTCTTGGTCAAATGAGGTCAATATTGCAGCAGGGGAGGCTGAGCATCTGCACCCTCACCTGCCTTCACTTTGAGTTTGTGTTTGGGACAGCACCTCAGAGGCTGTGGAAGTGTGTGAGGGCCGTGATTGATTTGTTCACCTTGCCCCCTGTGAAGGGTGAACATTAACTCCCAtcttcttccctgcagcaggctgtgctctGGCTCAGCCTTGCCaaggggtgcaggcagggaggcaccAGTCTTCACGGGGTGTCTGTGGTACCCAAAGTACCAGAGGATGTAGGTACTTACGAAGGGGATGCCTGGAGATCCAGGCAGCTGAAGGCTGAGTCTCCCTAGGAGGTGGATGCAAAGCTGTCCTCCCTGCAGGGCTATCAAAGCagatcaacttttttttttttttttttgtggctctGCCTTTTTCTGGTAATGATGAGACCTTCCCAAGCATGAGTGCAGTCAGGGCACAGTTAAGATGTGAGGCCCTGAGCTGGGGTGAGTTGACGGCAGCTCCCTTCTGCCAGGAGGTTGTTCTGTCTGCAGGATTACTAGCTGTTTTGGTGTGAGCAACTCTGCCTTTCCAAGGAAGCTTCCCTAAAGAAATTAAGTGTCCAGCTCTTGTGGGACTTGGAGCTGCCCCCCGTGTCCCTCCAGGGTAAGCAGTTACAGCCTTTGTCCCAAAGAGCAGTAGGTGCACAGCAAACATGCAACTTCCAGCACCCAAAAGGTGCTCTGAGGTGGGAGACCCAGCTGAAACTTTGTGGTTATATGTTGGGATTAAGGGAGGCCCTGCATTCCGAGCTGTTTAAGCTGTGAGCGTCCACTCTATGGCTGTGCTCTGTGCCCCAACCGTGTTGGCGGGATGCTTGTCCTGCCTGCGCCCTTCTGCATGTCCTTTGCAGGCATCAAAGCACGTGGCTGTGGTTTGAGCAGAGGTGGCTGTAGACTGAGGTTTTTGAGGTTGCATCAGGATCCTAAGTGCAATGAAGTCCCCAACTCCTGTAAGCTCTTCAGGGATGCTTGGTCACATGGAGGTAGGGATGGCGCCTTGTGGGTGCATCACCAGCGTTCACCCCCAGCCTTTGCCTGCTTCTGCTGAGGACCATCATGGTGTCCCCCATAGGGTTTAATCCTGTTCCAGTCATTGGTGCTCCCTTGGAGCATGAGGAAGACTCACTCCCTGTGGGTGAGGTGCCTggtgggggggaggtgggtgtaAGGCACCCACTGCGGTCTGTGCTGGAATAACACGTGCCCACTTGTGAAACATAAGATGGGCTGTAGGCTGGGACACCGTAAACACCACTTGCGGTTTCCCCAGATGTGCTGGTGCAAGTCCTTCCTCAGAAACCATCATCTTGTGCTCGCCTGGAGCCACCTGTTACGTATTCAGGGCTCTTTCAATTTCCACCTCAAGACCGCGGAAGAGCGGTGGGGAGCAGTGGTACCTTTTGTTGGACCCAGCTGCACTGTACACTTCTAGTGCTACCATTGTGTCTTGGAGCCCAGAGCTTGGTTTGGGACTGTACTATGCCTTGCTCCGCAAGTCCAGCAGCATGGCTCCCATCCCAAACAGCTTCTAAGCCATGTCCAAGAAGAGACAATTGGTGGGTGGGCGTGGAGGGACTGGGAAGGAAACTGGGTGGCAGCATCATGTAGCAGAGGTGGGATGCAAGAAGGATAACGTGCTGGGGTGCATGACTGCGGGCAGGGGTCCCCTGCTTTTGCTCCAGGCTCAGGTAGGACTTGCAGTAGTGTTGGGCTTGTGCTCGATGCCTGGCCCAAGCCAATTTCCCCATCGCAAAATCCAACACGAGGGAAGCCTCTGAGGCTGATGCTCGCTCACAAAGGGCTAGATGCTCTGGCAGACCAGAGCAGGTTTTGAGGTAACTGTGCCAGATTGCACAAAGGGATGCTCTGGCCAAGACTCATGGTGGCCTTTGTAAAAGTCGGGAGGAATTTCTGCACAGCTTGTACTTCTCTTGCAAGCCTCTCGGCCAGGCAGGCATGGCACTGCTGCCCCCATCAtcctggctggggagctggtgcCGGTGGTGTCCCAGAGCATCCTGGCGCAGAGGCAGTGCCTGTATCCCGGGACACCCATCCCTGCACCTTGCCTGACCCCGGCAGCTCTGGTGAGCTCCTTGGTGCAGCTGTGCCGAGTCTTAGTGGTTTGGGGCAACCAGGGACTCAAATACTTTCATTGGTTTCTGTTCACTTGGGTTCTTCTCTATCGCCTCACTGAAGTGAAACCTCAGTGCCTGGTGTTGGCTCTTCTTCATCAATGGCTTCTCTGTTGGCAAGTCCGAACAGTGACTTGTGTCTTCAGCTGAGGGTCCCACCCCCAAATCCTGGGGGCACGGTACCCACTGCATACAGCGTCTGTGGCACAAGCTGCATCCTCTCCACTGAACGATCCTCACTAGTGTAGCAGGATTGTGGGTAGCATGGATGAGGAGCTCAAAGGCTGTCCTCCCCAAAATGCTTGCTGCTTGTCCAAATGTGGTTTCCTACACTTTGGGCATGTGTTTGAGTTGGAGCAGCGACACCATCAAACTCCTGCCTGACGTGGAGATACTGCCTTGCTTCCTGGGAAGGCCAACCCAGGTCCAggtcctgctgctccctctggAGAGGGCTGCAATCCCTGTGGACACAGGAAGGTACTTTCTGGGAGATGCCCATGCTAAACTGCCTTCAGGAGCAGAAGGGCAGAGCAAAAGTTTCacaagggaaggagagaggagctTGATTTCCACAGGGAAAACTGACCGTTACTTGCAGGAGATACACAGTTCTCCTCAAGCATGTTTGGGAAGGGGAAATGTGCTCATCCAGTCCTCCTATCAGCCAGCAGAGAAGGGTGGACCAGGGCAGGCAATGTTGGGTAATTTTCTATCAACCCCTTCTCTAAGGTCTTCCAACACAAAGACCTCTACTTCATGGTGTACACTTTGATTTCTGGGTGCTGCAGAGGACTTGATATAGACTGCAGCCTGCACCTGGTGTTCTGCTCACTGACTTGGGGTGTTATTTGGGTTCAAAGCCAACCTTACTTCTGAGATTTGTCatggctggaaggcagctgtgctgctgggaagcatTTGCTTTGGGAGAAAATGACCCTGGTTATATCCTGTGGCGTTATCAGTCTTGTTCATAATGTGTTTCAGTAGTTTCCCATGACATGCCCttcaacaaatgcaaaaaggaGCACTGCATGAGGCTTCAGGAGCAGAATTCAGTGTCTATGTGGACAACCATCCCTTCTACATGCTTAAAATACAGTGTGAGGAGTTACCTGGTGACAAATCTCCTGCATGGAGAACAGGCTTGCTGGACTGGGGAGAAGGTGAGGTCTGCTCCAGCTAAAACTCCTGAGATTTAGCCCATCTCAACCTGGAGGAAGAGCATAAGCTCTGCAGGCATCTCCATCCAGCTCTGGAGGCCAAGTGCTCTGCGCAGAGACAACCACAATTCAATTGCAGGTCTCAGCTCACAGTTGAACTGCTCAGGAATACAACATAAACCAGCTACAGCTGCTTCCTccaacctgctgctgcttggcctgGGCCCCCGCCAGCCCCTATAGGCGTTAGAAAACAAACAGtcactttttatttctagaCACCAGGATTTCCAACTGGTTTGATTGCTCAATGCCCCAtttcagcacagcagcctgTCCACGACGAGCATCTCTGGGCTCTTCCCGCGAGCATGTTGTAATATGGGAAGCACCCTCCTTTGCATGGTCACCAGCAGCTGGAcatctcctccctgccctcagAAAGGCCACTCATACCTCCCTCTCCAAGGGGTTTGTACCTCCTTGGATGGTCTTATCACCAAGGACACCTCAGTGATGCCTTGTGAAGGAAGACAGGCAGGACACCCCAACatcaaacaacaaaccaccaccttttgtgtttctgttgtcTTTGGAGAACCTCAAAGGACTTGCACTGCTGTGGGACTGCTCAGTGCCCTAACTGGCATTATGTGGCACTTCATGTTGCTTTGGATGGTCACCCAGCGTGGCTGGTGGGACTTGACTCATGTCAAACCACAGCTCTCATGAAGTCAGACCTGTGCAGGTGATGGGAGGGGAGAGATGGTCTGAAGGCACCTCATCAGCTCCAGGCATCTCAGCTCTGTCAGGGCTGGCCAAGGAGATGGGAGAAGA
This sequence is a window from Falco peregrinus isolate bFalPer1 chromosome 14, bFalPer1.pri, whole genome shotgun sequence. Protein-coding genes within it:
- the IRF8 gene encoding interferon regulatory factor 8 — translated: MCDRNGGRRLRQWLIEQIDSELYPGLIWENEEKTMFRIPWKHAGKQDYNQEVDASIFKAWAVFKGKFKEGDKAEPATWKTRLRCALNKSPDFEEVTDRSQLDISEPYKVYRIVPEEEQKCKAGVANGNSLNEVTEMDCSSSAIDDLIKEPPCVDEYLGIIKRSPSPPQETCRNPPIPDWWVQQPSPALPLMNGYSSYEQHRSGYSQMVISFYYGGRLVGHITTSCTEGCRISLSQPSSHGEKLYAPDALEHVRFPSADAIQNDRQKQITKKLFGHLERGVLLHSSKEGIFIKRLCQGRVFWSGNTMIYKDRPNKLDRDEVVKIFDTDLFFKELQQYYNNQGRFPDSRVILCFGEEFPDAVPLRCKLILVQVEQLCVRQVVEEAGKTCSSSPMLPIADETQHDQVYRIFQEICATHQRPLFRENQQIAV